One Thermodesulfobacteriota bacterium DNA window includes the following coding sequences:
- a CDS encoding MFS transporter — translation MKKKELLLLSLSHFATDVNQGALPAILPFFRDALNLSYTLAGTVVLFSNLSSSIIQPLFGYISDRKSIRWILPLSPSIAGAGLALSGYAPNYFLLILCVVISGIGVALFHPEGFKVAHSFTGEKKATGVSIFAFGGSLGLALGPIIAIFFCTHFGLKGTPFIMFPAVLVSFLIFLSLDSLRLPERQITKRKEEKEKDVKEDKFSFSILAFVSTIRACTQFGMATYIPFYYINYLRGNPLYAGKLSTTFLLSGAIGTLIGGVLADKIGHKRFLLLTLIISSVLLNLFFETSGFSTFILLAVSGMVLISSFGTTTAMGQILLPRHLGMASGIMVGLTISAGGLGLTLLGVLADRWGVPFTIRVIALLPLLGFLLGLLIKYPPKSKN, via the coding sequence ATGAAAAAGAAAGAGCTTCTGCTTCTTAGCCTTTCACATTTCGCAACGGATGTGAATCAAGGTGCCCTTCCCGCGATCCTTCCCTTTTTCAGAGATGCTCTCAACCTTTCTTATACACTTGCTGGCACTGTGGTACTTTTTTCCAACCTTTCCTCCTCTATAATTCAGCCCCTATTCGGATACATATCGGATAGAAAATCTATAAGATGGATACTGCCTTTATCCCCTTCCATTGCGGGAGCCGGTCTCGCTCTAAGTGGGTATGCTCCCAATTATTTTTTGCTTATACTTTGTGTTGTGATAAGCGGGATAGGGGTTGCCCTCTTTCACCCCGAAGGGTTTAAAGTTGCTCACTCTTTTACAGGAGAAAAAAAAGCAACAGGTGTCTCCATCTTTGCCTTCGGTGGAAGTCTTGGATTGGCACTAGGTCCCATAATCGCCATATTTTTTTGCACACATTTTGGACTTAAGGGGACCCCTTTTATCATGTTTCCTGCTGTACTTGTCTCTTTTCTTATCTTTCTCTCTCTAGACTCTCTAAGACTGCCTGAAAGACAGATAACGAAGAGAAAAGAGGAGAAGGAAAAGGACGTGAAGGAGGACAAATTCTCCTTCTCAATTCTTGCTTTTGTTTCAACGATTAGAGCTTGTACGCAATTCGGGATGGCCACCTACATCCCTTTTTACTACATAAATTACCTAAGGGGTAATCCTCTTTACGCTGGAAAACTCTCTACAACTTTTCTTTTGTCTGGTGCGATCGGAACCTTAATTGGAGGAGTACTTGCCGATAAGATAGGCCATAAGAGGTTTCTCCTTTTGACCCTTATCATATCTTCGGTACTTTTAAATCTTTTCTTTGAAACGAGCGGGTTTTCGACTTTTATCCTCCTTGCCGTATCCGGAATGGTCCTTATATCCTCATTCGGGACTACAACTGCAATGGGCCAGATTCTGCTTCCACGTCATCTTGGTATGGCATCAGGAATTATGGTGGGCCTCACGATAAGTGCCGGCGGACTCGGTCTTACCCTTCTCGGGGTACTTGCTGACAGATGGGGTGTTCCGTTTACCATTCGTGTAATAGCTCTGCTTCCACTTTTGGGCTTCCTTTTAGGTCTACTCATTAAGTACCCACCAAAGTCAAAAAATTGA